The Trachemys scripta elegans isolate TJP31775 chromosome 6, CAS_Tse_1.0, whole genome shotgun sequence genome includes a window with the following:
- the TAL2 gene encoding T-cell acute lymphocytic leukemia protein 2 — translation MTRKIFTNTRERWRQQNVNSAFAKLRKLIPTHPPDKKLSKNETLRLAMRYINFLVTVLGEQGLPQTGVAARGSILGLFQQAPHLQSMEELTLIEDCGVPSPGTSSNIPECWSEPSSP, via the coding sequence ATGACCAGAAAGATCTTCACCAACACCAGGGAGCGGTGGAGACAGCAAAACGTCAACAGTGCCTTTGCCAAGCTGAGGAAGCTCATCCCCACCCACCCTCCGGACAAAAAACTGAGTAAGAACGAGACGCTCCGCTTGGCCATGAGGTACATCAACTTCCTCGTCACGGTCCTGGGGGAGCAGGGCCTGCCGCAGACAGGAGTGGCTGCCCGGGGGAGTATACTGGGGCTGTTCCAACAAGCCCCCCATTTGCAGAGTATGGAGGAACTGACTCTGATTGAAGACTGTGGAGTCCCTTCTCCGGGCACAAGCAGCAATATCCCAGAGTGCTGGTCAGAGCCGTCGTCTCCCTAG